A stretch of the uncultured Cohaesibacter sp. genome encodes the following:
- a CDS encoding L-aspartate oxidase: MIFSAPDDFRPASWQTNDDVIIVGGGLAGLFCAYKLAPRPVTVISAAPIGEGSSSVWAQGGIAAAVSEGDSVEAHLEDTVSAGAGIVDESIARLMVSSAADRILDLLEVGVPFDKDLRGKLKLSREAAHSANRIVRVSGDMAGASIMQALIKRVLDLQSIRIVSGYQAERLYMNGRYVEGVIARKRTGSETESISTVLFPARAVVLASGGSGHLYRVTTNPIESKGDGIAIAARAGAVIADPEFVQFHPTALDFDKDPAPLATEALRGHGAHLIDNNGHRFMLDEHPDAELAPRDIVARAIHRQVEEGKGAFLDCRDAIGESFPEDFPTVFAYAQAAGLDPRKDPLPVAPAAHYHMGGVLTDAMGRTTLDGLWAAGEVTSTGAHGANRLASNSLLEAVVFASLVAEDINRQFHGPKLHVWEPFKSEDQLPGAQQPAKDVKKLRTTMSRYVGVERTGEGMEKALRIIAKLEKKAVSDGFRNQLVTAKLITAAALQRVESRGGHYRTDYPTPNKAWEKRTYMTLKQADAIVAAVLEKYDGEEEPD; this comes from the coding sequence ATGATCTTCTCCGCGCCCGATGATTTCCGTCCGGCAAGCTGGCAAACCAACGACGATGTCATCATTGTCGGCGGCGGCTTGGCTGGTCTGTTCTGTGCCTACAAACTTGCCCCACGTCCGGTGACCGTCATTTCGGCGGCCCCCATCGGCGAAGGCTCATCCTCCGTCTGGGCGCAAGGGGGCATTGCCGCCGCAGTGTCCGAAGGCGACAGCGTCGAGGCCCATCTCGAGGATACGGTGTCCGCAGGTGCGGGCATCGTTGATGAGAGTATCGCCCGGCTGATGGTCTCAAGCGCGGCAGATCGGATTTTGGATCTGCTTGAGGTCGGTGTGCCCTTTGACAAGGATCTGCGTGGCAAGCTCAAACTGAGCCGCGAGGCCGCCCATTCGGCCAACCGCATCGTTCGGGTGTCCGGCGATATGGCGGGAGCCTCCATCATGCAGGCTCTCATCAAGCGGGTGCTGGATCTGCAATCTATCCGCATTGTGTCGGGCTATCAGGCCGAACGGCTTTATATGAATGGTCGATATGTTGAGGGCGTGATCGCTCGCAAGCGCACTGGTTCCGAGACCGAGAGCATCAGCACCGTGCTGTTCCCGGCGCGTGCCGTGGTTCTGGCCTCCGGTGGCAGTGGCCACCTTTATCGCGTCACCACCAACCCGATTGAATCCAAAGGCGACGGCATCGCCATCGCTGCGCGGGCAGGGGCGGTGATCGCTGATCCTGAATTCGTGCAATTCCATCCAACCGCTCTGGACTTCGACAAGGATCCCGCCCCGCTGGCAACTGAAGCCTTGCGCGGTCATGGAGCTCACCTGATCGACAACAATGGCCATCGCTTCATGCTCGATGAGCATCCTGATGCAGAACTGGCCCCACGCGATATTGTCGCGCGTGCGATCCATCGTCAGGTAGAAGAAGGCAAGGGTGCCTTTCTGGATTGCCGCGATGCAATTGGTGAGAGTTTCCCCGAAGACTTCCCGACCGTCTTCGCCTATGCCCAGGCAGCAGGGCTTGATCCACGCAAGGATCCACTGCCCGTCGCGCCTGCCGCCCATTATCACATGGGGGGCGTGCTGACCGACGCCATGGGCCGCACGACGCTTGATGGTTTGTGGGCCGCAGGTGAGGTGACCTCGACCGGAGCACATGGTGCCAACCGGCTTGCGTCCAACTCCTTGCTCGAAGCGGTGGTTTTCGCCTCCCTTGTTGCCGAAGACATCAATCGCCAGTTCCATGGGCCCAAACTGCATGTCTGGGAGCCATTCAAGAGTGAAGATCAGCTGCCCGGTGCCCAACAACCGGCAAAAGATGTGAAAAAGTTGCGCACGACCATGAGCCGCTATGTCGGCGTGGAGCGTACCGGCGAAGGGATGGAAAAGGCCCTGCGCATCATTGCAAAATTGGAGAAAAAAGCAGTCAGTGACGGCTTTCGAAACCAATTGGTCACCGCCAAGCTGATCACCGCTGCGGCCTTGCAACGCGTCGAAAGTCGGGGTGGTCATTATCGCACCGATTATCCTACGCCAAACAAAGCGTGGGAAAAGCGGACCTACATGACCTTGAAACAGGCCGACGCCATTGTGGCAGCCGTTCTTGAGAAATATGACGGTGAGGAAGAACCGGACTGA